Proteins encoded within one genomic window of Bacteroidota bacterium:
- a CDS encoding leucine-rich repeat domain-containing protein produces MKICVNLRQYFSSGKAKYFFAVIFVATNLHSQAESPFDFVAPPGSNVYTDIKTAYKEAAVCYRLDLTNENFTLDKKLLPKIPKLTNVMALKTGNNGLTEIPSEFLSLSSLQYFGSFGNPLTGLSDSIGMLGNLRYLEFSGTNFDTLPIGLAGLTRLTSLTIDHNKDTLYIPKEFSALGYSLTELRIYNTILDTLPHDMNNMFKLQKVVFYKCGLTYFPAPVKHMPALKELWLDSNNISVLPRNISLMQDLSILSLRGNKIQHIPSTICFLQNLTVLDLRGNPIDPYEVECLQALLPSCQILF; encoded by the coding sequence GTGAAAATCTGTGTGAATCTGCGGCAATATTTTTCGTCAGGAAAGGCAAAATATTTTTTCGCGGTAATATTCGTTGCGACTAATCTCCATTCCCAGGCAGAATCTCCTTTTGATTTTGTTGCTCCTCCCGGATCGAATGTTTACACGGATATAAAAACTGCTTACAAAGAAGCGGCAGTTTGTTATCGTCTCGATCTTACCAATGAGAATTTCACGCTCGACAAAAAATTATTGCCGAAAATCCCGAAGCTCACCAATGTGATGGCGCTTAAGACCGGCAACAATGGACTCACGGAAATTCCTTCTGAATTTCTTTCGCTTTCGTCGCTGCAATATTTCGGTTCATTCGGAAACCCGCTTACCGGTCTCAGTGATTCGATTGGGATGCTGGGCAACCTGCGTTACCTGGAATTTTCCGGAACGAATTTCGATACGCTACCCATTGGCCTTGCCGGGCTCACGCGGCTCACTTCACTTACGATCGATCACAACAAAGACACCTTGTACATTCCGAAAGAATTTTCTGCGCTGGGTTATTCGCTTACAGAACTGCGCATTTACAACACGATCCTCGATACCCTGCCGCACGACATGAATAACATGTTTAAACTGCAGAAAGTTGTTTTCTACAAATGTGGGCTTACTTATTTTCCCGCGCCTGTGAAGCACATGCCCGCACTTAAAGAGTTGTGGCTCGACAGTAATAATATTTCTGTGCTGCCGAGAAATATTTCACTCATGCAGGATCTTTCTATTCTCTCGTTGCGTGGAAATAAAATTCAGCACATTCCGAGTACGATCTGTTTTTTGCAAAATCTCACCGTACTCGATCTGCGTGGAAATCCAATTGATCCTTACGAGGTAGAATGCCTGCAGGCGTTGCTGCCTTCGTGCCAGATCTTATTCTGA